The following nucleotide sequence is from Dethiosulfovibrio faecalis.
GTGACGACTTGATAAAAATCGATATGGAGACCGTTAAGGAGCGCCATTTTGCTAAAAAGGGAGATCTGATTTTTAGGTCGCGAGGCAACTTAACAACGACTGCAATTCTGCTCGATGATCCTGGCGATGCCGTTGTCGCTGCTCCTTTGTTAAGAATAAGGATTGCAAAACCCGAAATGGTTTTGCCCGAGTATCTGAATTGGTATGTTCGTCAAAGGGATGCTCAGATTTTTCTGTCCAGCAGGGCAGAGGGTACGGTTATGAAAATGATTGGCAAGCAGGCAATCGAAGATCTGGAAGTAGTGTTGCCCAGTCTGGAAAGACAGAAAAACATCGTAGAGCTGGCTGCCTTGGCAGCCCGTGAAGAAACCTTGCTTCATCGGTTGGCCGATAAGCGAGAGGGATATATTGCGTCGATATTGATGAGGTTTGCGAAGGGAGAATGAGATATGAACAATAAAATCGATCAAAAGGACATCAACAATGCAGCATGGGCGGCATGCGATACATTCAGAGGGGTTGTCGATCCGGCGCAGTACAAGGACTATATCCTCGTGATGCTGTTTTTGAAATATATCTCCGATGCGTGGCAGGATCACTACGAAGAATATCAGAAACAGTATGGTGACGATGATGCCCGTATTCGCCGTAAGCTGGAGCGTGAGCGCTTTGTCCTTCCAGATATCAGGCTGACGGAAAAAAATGAAGCGACCGGCGAAGAGACGGTTCTCGACGAGTTCCCGGCCACTTACTATAGCCTGTACGACCGGAGATCCGCCCCTAATATCGGCGAACTGATCAACATCGTTCTCGATCATATAGAAGAAAGCAACAAAAGTAAGCTTGAGGGGGTCTTCCGCAATATCGACTTTAACAGCGAGGCGAACCTCGGTAAAACCAAGGATCGTAACCGTCGTCTGAAACAATTGCTTGAGGATTTTCACAAGCCCCAGCTCGACATGCGCCCTAGCAGGGTTTCTGAGGATGTGATCGGCAGCACCTATATCTACCTGATCGAACGTTTCGCCTCCGACTCCGGTAAAAAGGCTGGGGAGTTCTTTACCCCCCTGAAGGTTACCGAATTGGTCGCTAGGCTGGCTGGTCCGAAATCAGGCGACCGAATCTGTGATCCTGCGTGCGGTTCCGGGGGGCTCTTGATTCAGGCGGCTCAAGAGGTATCTCGCAACGCTGAAAGTGTTCAAGAAAAGCGTAACTTTGCCCTCTTTGGACAGGAGTCTAACGGCAGCACTTGGGCTTTATGCCGGATGAATATGTTCCTGCATAGCTT
It contains:
- a CDS encoding restriction endonuclease subunit S, with protein sequence MKIKKLAVVQMGYSFRSRLDAVEGGGVSVIQMKDLLDNHTVCCDDLIKIDMETVKERHFAKKGDLIFRSRGNLTTTAILLDDPGDAVVAAPLLRIRIAKPEMVLPEYLNWYVRQRDAQIFLSSRAEGTVMKMIGKQAIEDLEVVLPSLERQKNIVELAALAAREETLLHRLADKREGYIASILMRFAKGE
- a CDS encoding type I restriction-modification system subunit M, whose product is MNNKIDQKDINNAAWAACDTFRGVVDPAQYKDYILVMLFLKYISDAWQDHYEEYQKQYGDDDARIRRKLERERFVLPDIRLTEKNEATGEETVLDEFPATYYSLYDRRSAPNIGELINIVLDHIEESNKSKLEGVFRNIDFNSEANLGKTKDRNRRLKQLLEDFHKPQLDMRPSRVSEDVIGSTYIYLIERFASDSGKKAGEFFTPLKVTELVARLAGPKSGDRICDPACGSGGLLIQAAQEVSRNAESVQEKRNFALFGQESNGSTWALCRMNMFLHSFDSARIEWCDTLNSPLFVENDRLMKFDCVVANPPFSLDKWGAENAESDQYNRFWRGVPPKSKGDWAFISHMVETALEKQGRVAVVVPHGVLFRGSAEGRIRRKMIEENLLDAVIGLPGNLFPTTNIPVAILLFDRSREKGGPREECKNVLFVDASREFVSGKNQNTLSEEHLDRIMRSYVTRNEEEKYAHVADFAEIKENDFNLNIPRYVDTFEEEEEIDIDAVQAEIEELERELAAVRVEMAAKLQQINRESN